A genomic segment from Janibacter sp. DB-40 encodes:
- a CDS encoding AAA family ATPase yields MGRTAELAKVERALVEARAGRGRLLLVTGPAGIGKTRLADAAVESARGARMGVATGYAIDDPGAPPLWPWLRAMREWPETRSLPSSDGSEPESAARFRLFVAICDLLRARADDGGLLVVLEDMHWADRTSLLLLRHLCAELHQSRIMVVVTGRDGVHGPFADAGPDLARGDSASSIVLAGLATDEIVRWLAHLSGGDVGLVELAKMLEHATNGNPLLIRLLVEELAGRDTSRGGGEVLGQLMSERPHLRRIVATKVAPLGPDARELVEAAAVLGERVSPDVLAAMVTASVGPVRALLDDAVATRLLIEENDTGELRFQHALIRDAVYGEVPAGRRRDLHRPAAEVLEQYRPESAAGSIAHHWHRAGGSEGARGSMRWAQRADDDARAVLAFDDAAGFAALAVAAAEACGVDAEERARLVIRRAEALYLASRVRESLDCCVHAADLAERCHRADLVAQAALVVHGLGDPDANRIIPRLAARALSLVDPGDHATRARLRAQIAIGAAETGDGPEAAVLAAAALAEAEVSGDPAALLECIAAWHLTISIPQTVRERLELGRRATQLGSAAGQPIAALWGHLWRIDAAVQLGDMGAVDEGLSDLDRVARERGSVLARWHHLRFLAVREALHGDFAAAGACNDAAREIAVRMGDLSMIAMDHAFRFEMMRLRGLFDDEPDGWRDVIRRAPPLPLVRVQLPMVSALAGDLDRARAEFEEFRHVPRSLAVGVRWAGTVRQIAAVAVLLGDVDVCATAYELFLPFAHAYSGDGSGGVFSDGAVARSLADYAIVAGRPEQALGHYREAIAMNVRIGARPFTALSRLGLARTLTLLGPDHRTDEDETVSTLLERTAGEFRRLAMPGPLEAADALATSVRPRDR; encoded by the coding sequence GTGGGACGGACCGCCGAGCTCGCGAAGGTCGAGCGTGCGCTCGTGGAGGCCCGAGCGGGTCGTGGCCGACTCCTGCTGGTGACCGGGCCGGCGGGCATCGGCAAGACGCGGCTGGCCGATGCCGCGGTGGAATCGGCCCGTGGCGCCCGCATGGGCGTAGCGACCGGCTACGCCATCGATGATCCCGGCGCGCCTCCGCTGTGGCCGTGGTTGCGAGCGATGCGGGAGTGGCCCGAGACGAGGTCCCTGCCATCCTCTGACGGCAGCGAACCCGAGAGTGCCGCACGGTTTCGGCTCTTCGTCGCGATCTGTGACCTGCTGCGCGCTCGCGCGGACGACGGCGGGTTGCTGGTGGTTCTCGAGGACATGCACTGGGCCGATCGGACGTCGCTGCTGTTGCTGCGGCACCTGTGCGCGGAGCTCCACCAGAGCCGGATCATGGTCGTGGTGACCGGTCGCGACGGGGTTCACGGTCCCTTCGCCGACGCCGGGCCGGATCTCGCGCGCGGCGACTCGGCATCGTCGATCGTGCTGGCCGGCTTGGCCACCGATGAGATCGTCAGGTGGCTGGCCCACCTGTCGGGAGGCGATGTCGGACTGGTGGAGCTCGCGAAGATGCTGGAGCACGCCACGAATGGCAATCCCCTGCTGATCCGCCTCCTCGTCGAGGAGCTGGCTGGCCGGGACACGTCGCGTGGTGGTGGGGAAGTCCTCGGTCAACTCATGAGCGAACGACCCCATCTGCGGCGCATCGTCGCAACGAAGGTCGCGCCGCTGGGTCCGGATGCTCGCGAGCTCGTCGAGGCCGCCGCGGTCCTGGGTGAACGAGTGTCCCCGGATGTGTTGGCCGCCATGGTCACCGCCTCGGTGGGCCCGGTGCGGGCGCTACTGGACGATGCCGTCGCCACTCGACTGCTGATCGAGGAGAACGACACGGGCGAGCTGAGGTTCCAGCACGCGTTGATCCGCGATGCGGTGTACGGCGAAGTCCCCGCTGGTCGCCGCAGGGACCTGCACCGCCCTGCCGCCGAGGTGTTGGAGCAGTATCGCCCTGAGAGCGCCGCTGGCTCCATCGCCCACCACTGGCACCGTGCCGGAGGGTCGGAGGGGGCCCGCGGATCCATGCGGTGGGCCCAGCGTGCCGATGATGACGCACGTGCCGTGCTTGCGTTCGACGACGCGGCCGGTTTCGCCGCCCTGGCCGTGGCCGCTGCTGAGGCGTGCGGAGTCGACGCCGAGGAGCGGGCCCGGCTGGTGATTCGTCGCGCCGAGGCCCTGTACCTCGCAAGTCGCGTGCGCGAGAGCCTCGACTGCTGTGTGCACGCTGCCGATCTGGCCGAGCGGTGCCACCGCGCAGACCTCGTGGCCCAGGCGGCACTCGTGGTCCACGGACTGGGCGACCCGGACGCGAACCGCATCATCCCGCGGCTCGCAGCCCGCGCGCTGAGCTTGGTCGATCCCGGCGACCACGCGACGCGCGCTCGCCTCCGCGCCCAGATCGCCATCGGGGCCGCAGAGACCGGCGATGGGCCCGAGGCGGCCGTTCTCGCTGCCGCCGCGCTGGCCGAGGCGGAGGTGTCCGGGGACCCGGCCGCCCTCCTGGAGTGTATCGCGGCGTGGCACCTGACGATCTCGATCCCGCAGACGGTGCGGGAACGACTCGAGCTGGGCCGGCGGGCGACCCAGCTGGGCTCGGCTGCCGGTCAGCCGATCGCCGCCCTGTGGGGGCATCTGTGGCGCATCGATGCTGCCGTCCAGCTCGGCGACATGGGCGCGGTCGACGAGGGCCTGAGTGACCTCGATCGAGTGGCTCGGGAGCGCGGCTCGGTCCTGGCGCGGTGGCATCATCTACGTTTCCTGGCTGTTCGCGAGGCGCTGCACGGCGACTTCGCCGCGGCAGGTGCTTGCAACGACGCCGCCCGTGAGATCGCTGTACGCATGGGTGATCTGTCCATGATCGCCATGGACCATGCGTTCCGGTTCGAGATGATGCGTCTGCGGGGTCTCTTCGACGACGAGCCCGATGGTTGGCGCGACGTCATCCGTCGCGCTCCGCCGCTGCCACTGGTGCGGGTGCAGCTGCCCATGGTCTCGGCGCTGGCCGGCGACCTCGACAGGGCGCGTGCGGAGTTCGAGGAGTTCCGTCACGTGCCGCGCTCCCTCGCCGTCGGCGTCCGGTGGGCCGGCACCGTCCGCCAGATCGCAGCCGTCGCGGTCCTGCTGGGTGACGTGGACGTGTGCGCGACGGCCTACGAGTTGTTCCTTCCCTTCGCGCACGCGTACAGCGGAGACGGCTCCGGTGGGGTCTTCAGCGATGGCGCCGTCGCGCGGTCCCTGGCCGACTACGCCATCGTCGCCGGTCGGCCCGAGCAGGCGCTGGGGCACTATCGCGAGGCCATCGCCATGAATGTCCGGATCGGGGCACGGCCGTTCACGGCACTCAG
- a CDS encoding YceI family protein has translation MDANTITLAAGRWHLLSSLTSVGFAVRNFGFRTVLGQFPLREAWFEVEADGRPARVHATLDVAGVDTGNERRDLDLRQPRLLDAAAHPALTFHGGPAHPIGANRWDVPGRLHGHGTTTDLVINVESLRTAADHITVLASAQLDRRALGVRAPRLLIGHRVTVSIHAAFAVPVTSWLDGVRTLEHGRW, from the coding sequence ATGGACGCGAACACCATCACCCTCGCCGCCGGCCGGTGGCACCTCCTCAGCTCCTTGACCAGCGTCGGTTTCGCCGTGCGCAACTTCGGGTTCAGGACCGTGCTCGGCCAGTTCCCCCTGCGCGAGGCCTGGTTCGAGGTCGAGGCCGACGGTCGGCCGGCACGGGTCCACGCCACACTCGACGTCGCCGGCGTCGACACCGGCAACGAGCGCCGCGATCTGGACCTTCGACAGCCGCGCCTGCTGGACGCCGCGGCGCACCCCGCCCTGACATTCCACGGCGGACCGGCTCACCCCATCGGCGCCAACCGGTGGGACGTTCCGGGACGCCTGCACGGACACGGCACCACCACCGACCTGGTCATCAACGTGGAGTCGCTGCGCACCGCAGCGGACCACATCACGGTGCTCGCGAGCGCGCAGCTCGATCGTCGGGCACTGGGCGTCAGAGCCCCCCGCCTGCTGATCGGCCACCGGGTCACGGTGAGCATCCACGCGGCCTTCGCGGTCCCCGTCACGTCCTGGCTCGACGGCGTGCGCACGCTCGAGCACGGACGGTGGTGA